The genomic window CTATAAAATCAGGGACTTGATTCATTACATCAATATTATTCAAAATTTCCTTTTGCTCCTCTTGTGTTAGCGATTCTCCAGGGAATCCAAATCTATACTGCTTCTTATCAGAAATATCCGAAACAGTAAAATTTTCCCGTGTTTCTGCAGCAACGTGGAAGGATAATGCATCCAGTTGCTCGCTATGAAGCAACTCCTCCAGTAGCATGCCGGTTCTTCCACCTGAAGTAAAAAAAGTATCTGAAAGTATCCCTAATCTTTTTAATGCTCTGGATACATTAATTCCTCCTCCCCCTGCTTCATACTTAGGAGAATTACAACGTAATTTTTTCTCAGGAATTATATTTTGTACACTGCTGCTTTTGTCTACCGACGGATTCAGTGTGATTGTTAAAATAGTCTTTTTCATTTTATTTTTTCTCAAAATTTTTAAGGGTTGCGACCAATCTTCCGGGAAACACCACTTCTGATAATTTCAAATTTCCACCATAAAGAACAGATCTCATATGTAATCTGAAATGCATCATCTTATCTTCTGTAATTTTTTTAAACTCCGGAATATAAATTTACTGACTATATATAATTTAACACGGAATTAATTTTTTATTTTTTAAATAAAACAACAAAGGCGAACTAAAATAGCTGGCCTTTGTTGTTACCTATAGTATCTGAATTAAAGTTTTCTTTAGTGATGCTTTGCGTCATCTTTGGGGGTTTTGCCGACAGATTGGTGATGACTATCTGTTTTTTTTCGGAGTTCCGTATTTTTCTGTTTTTGGGCTTTAGAAATATCCTGGGACTCCGTTTTTTGTTTATTTTCCTTGGTTCTCATTATATTATTTTTTTTTAATAATTACTGTTAGAGAGCATATTCGTAGTCAACGGCCAATTGATTTTTCACATGCCAGATACCGGGAGTTTTCCAAGCAATGCGTCCTGCTTCTTCTTTTTCATATAAAGAATCTACGACCCCTGTTAAAGTGACTGTAGTTCCCGATACGGATACTTCGATGTTACTGTCATCAATTGTACTTCTCTTAAGCGCTCTTTTAACGTTTTTCTGTTCGATCTCATCGTGTATTTCAGATTTGATCTTAATTTTGTTGCTTATTCCTGTAACTCCGGTAAGATTTTTAATATCATTTTTTGCAGCCTCTCTCTGATAATTCCAGGAAAGTTCGCCTTCCAATGTTACCCAGCCGTCTTCTACTTTTACAGCTATCTTATCATCCGGGACAGTCCAGTCAGATTTCAATGCGTTCAAAACATCCCTGGCGATTTCCTCATCTGTTTTGAACCAGGAATTCGGCAATTTAACCTCGATATTTTCAACCAAGGCTTTAACTCCGGCAACCTTTTTAGCGGCTTCTTCCGCTTCGGTCTTTTTTGAATAACTGTCTACAATGCCCGTAAGGGTAATAATACCTTCTTTTGCGATAACTCCAATTTCTGCGGCTTTCAACAGTGGCTCCCATTCAATTGCTTCTTGAACGTCTCTCTGTAATTCTGAATTTGTTTTCATTTTTAATCTAAATTTTAATTTTGGAAATTGAAATCACAATGCTTTGGCTTTGACAACAGGAAAAGACAGCTTGCAATCAATCTCCGGTTTGACAATTGTTGATTTTTAATTTTACTTATACAATAAGATTACGTAACCATTTCATTATAAAAGCATTACAAAGCTCCATATACTTTATTAAAAATAAAATGACACGAATCATTATAAAACCTGATCCTGATCAGAGTTTTAAGTGATACGTGTCATTATCAAATGGCTGATAATTGTAAAGTCCGAAGCATGGGGATAAATAATCAATTTCGCATATGTTGCCGTGAAATATTTTTTACACTTTTAAGCCTATCATTTTCTCTATTTTTTTTTGATTTATCAGAAGAAAATTTGCCCGGATGTAATCAGTTCTGCTATCAATCATTTTTTTGCAAACTTTTCAAGTTCTGTGTTGAATTTCTCCATTTCTTCGATAAACAATGCATGTCCGCTTTTCTCAAATTTCACGATGTAAGAATTTTTAAGCCCTTTGTGTAATTGTTCTGCAAACGCAAAATCACATAATTTATCTTTCGTTCCATGAAATATTGCTACAGGGACATTAATTTTTGATAATTCCGGACGTAGATCAAGATCTCTTAAAGCGATTATAGATTGGGTGGTGGCATAAGGTGAAGCATCGGCATTGATATCAGCCAGCCATTGGGACATTCCTTTGGAGATACCGTCCTCAGTTGCAGCGAAGGCTTTACCAAAATCCTCAATCAACTGTTGTCTGTTGGTTCTTGTAGTATTGATCAAACCTGCAGCGGCTTCATCCGAAGCGCCATAAGGAAAACCCTCACGCTGTTTCCAGGACGGTGCGGCAGCAGCAAAAAGTGCCAGCTTGCTTACATGTGCTCCATTGTATTTGGCCATATAATGTAGTACAACCGCACCCCCCATAGAAAAACCTCCTAGAACCGCATTTTTTATTTTAAGTTTTTCCATTACAACTTTGATGTCATCGGAGAAAACATCAAAATCATATTTACCATAAGGTCTGTCTGATTTCCCAAACCCTCTCATCGATATTCCTATTACCCGGAATCCTTTTTCTACAAAGTATTGATATTGATATTCATACATCGCATCGTTTAATGGCCATCCATGTATTAATACGATTGGTTGTCCTACTCCCAGGTCTGTTACATGAAGTTTTACATTCGGTTCAACTTCAATGAATTCGGATCTTCCGGCTGATGCAGCAGTTCTAATTGATTGAGCAGATAGCGGTTGGCCGAAAGCAAAAGTGCATAAAAGGCTTAATGTTAAAATTAATGTTTTCATTTGATTTTGATTTTAATTACTGTTAGGATTATCTTTAGTTATTTATACTGCAAAGATCTATAAAACAGTCATTTCCTAAAATGGACTATTGGATGAGTTTATGGTACATTTTTCCCTAATATGAAATAATGCAGATTTTGTACAAGGCAAAGTTCATTTCAGCTGTGGATCAACCGGCGTAAATTTCTATGATATACAATTTGTAGACAAGTACGGAATTACGAGTCATATAGGTAATAAAAAACATACGTCCAAAAAAGGATCTAAAAAGTTGATATCCTTAATCAATAATTATTACATTTTTACGAATTAAAACCAGAAGAGTATTTCTTTGGCTTCAGTCCTATATATTGCTCAAAAACTTTTGAAAAGTGACTCAGATTGGTAAACCCCAATTGATAACCGACTTCGGAAACATTCAATCTTTCAAATTTTAATAATCGTGCAGCTTCTTGCATTCTATTGTATTGGAAAAACTCGAAAATACCTTTTCCAAAAGTCTGTTTGAAGAGTTTTCTCATTTTAGGTTCGCTCATTCCAAGCTCTTTGGCGAGAACTGCTATGTTTGGCGGATTATCCAAATCGCTCTGCAATTTGATCTTAACAGAGTAGATCGCTTTAATATCATCAATATGTAAAGTACTCGTTGGTACAGATTCTCTTTGGACAAGCAAACTGAAAATATAGGAAAGCAATTCTTCACATTTTAATTTACAGTAATGGCTTTCCATAATCTCCGGAACATTCGGATAGAGCATTTCGCTGGCTACTTTTATCATTTCCGGCGATAAAGCTGTATCAAAGGCAAAATTATCTTGAGTATTCAAAATATTTTCTACCAGAGGATGATTGATGTTTCCAAATGACTTTTGCAGATAATTTCTTGAAACAGCAACTACGATGCTTCTGAAAAATGTATTCGAAGGCATATCCAAAATTGATGTTACCGATTGCTTACAAATAGTGACACTGGGTTGTTCAGGAACTATTTGCTTTTCAGATGAAAGTGAATCGGGAAAAATACCATTCAAAATAAAAATAATATCATCCTGATCCTCTGCAAATCCATTGGTGCACTCTACTACTATATCTTTGTGCAGGAAATAGTTCCTAAGCATAACACGCAGTTGATTGTCATTCCAAGAAAATCCTGTGATGAAGCCCTCCCCTTTATCTTTTGGAATATAAACATATCTTCCGGTCATTACCGTTCCCAGTGCTTTGGCAAATCCTGTGATGATGTCTGAACCTTGTTTATCCGTGATCGAAATTTTCATTTACGATTATTTTAATATTATTTACGGTTATTTTATTCATAAATGTAACAATAATTTTGTAGGCAGAAATCAAATTCAATTTTTTATTATGAAAAGCAGATTATGAGAAAATAATCAAGTAGTAAAAATTGACAATTAATTTTAAATAATGAAAGAAAAGATTAGAATAGGCTTTATAGGTCTTAATCCCAAAGGACAGTGGGCATCAACAGCACATTTGCCGGCATTAGAGCTTCTAAAAGATGACTTTGAAATAACTGGTGTAGCCAATACATCTTACGAAAGCGCCAAAATTGCAGCCGAAGCATTTAAAATTCCTTACGCTTTCGAGAATGCAGATGCGTTGATTCATTCTGAACATATAGATCTTGTCGTCGTTACGGTAAAAGTTCCTTATCATTTTGAATTGGTAAAAGCTGCACTGGAAGCGGGCAAACATGTGTATTGTGAACATCCTTTGGGAAATGGTTTGCAGGAATCTATTCAGCTGGCAGAATTGGCAGCAAGTAAAGGTGTCGTTGCTGTGACAGGCTTGCAGATGACGGTTTCTCCCGAAGTGCGCTATCTGGAACAATTGATCAGCGAAGGTTATGTTGGTAAAGTTCTATCAACCACTTTAATTGGTTCCGGTGGTCATTGGCGGGATGAAACGATATCAGAAAATTATTATCTGTACGACAAAAAAAATGGTGCAACGATGCTTACAATTCCATTAGCCCATACTTTGGCTGGAGTGACTAAAGTTTTGGGAGGTTTTAAGGAATTTTCATCCAATATCATTAATCATTTTAAAACAGTGACTCTTCAAGACACTGGTCATGTTAAAGATAAAACGGCAGATGATCAGATTATGATCATAGGAACGCTGGAAAATGATGTTGCCATTTCTGTACATTACCGCGGTGGGATTTCAAAAGGAACGAATCTGTTATGGGAAATCAACGGCACAAAAGGCGATCTGCAAATAACAGGGGCTCTAGGTCACGGCCAATTGACACCTTTAACTATAAAAGGAGCAAGCGAGGCAGAAAAAGAAATGATAACTTTAATGCCTCCACCTGAATTATATGACAGTTTGCCGGCAGATCCGGTAAGTGGAAATATAGCAAGAATCTATAAATTGCTTGCTTTGGATATTAGAAATAATACAAGAACTGCTCCTACATTTGCAGATGGTGTAGAACTTTACCGATTGTTAGATTCTATTGACAGCTAAGCGATAAGCTGTTTATTTTACAATATTTTTAAACAAAATCCTGATATTAATGTATCGGGATTATTCTTCAAATGTAATTACTTCTTAGAATTAGATACTTAGATATTCACTGATCGTTTTTAAGACACCAAAATCATCATTTGAAAGTGTAGAAAAGCTGGCGGCAACCTTTACAGAAGGATGAGCATTTT from Chryseobacterium wanjuense includes these protein-coding regions:
- a CDS encoding BON domain-containing protein gives rise to the protein MKTNSELQRDVQEAIEWEPLLKAAEIGVIAKEGIITLTGIVDSYSKKTEAEEAAKKVAGVKALVENIEVKLPNSWFKTDEEIARDVLNALKSDWTVPDDKIAVKVEDGWVTLEGELSWNYQREAAKNDIKNLTGVTGISNKIKIKSEIHDEIEQKNVKRALKRSTIDDSNIEVSVSGTTVTLTGVVDSLYEKEEAGRIAWKTPGIWHVKNQLAVDYEYAL
- a CDS encoding Gfo/Idh/MocA family protein; amino-acid sequence: MKEKIRIGFIGLNPKGQWASTAHLPALELLKDDFEITGVANTSYESAKIAAEAFKIPYAFENADALIHSEHIDLVVVTVKVPYHFELVKAALEAGKHVYCEHPLGNGLQESIQLAELAASKGVVAVTGLQMTVSPEVRYLEQLISEGYVGKVLSTTLIGSGGHWRDETISENYYLYDKKNGATMLTIPLAHTLAGVTKVLGGFKEFSSNIINHFKTVTLQDTGHVKDKTADDQIMIIGTLENDVAISVHYRGGISKGTNLLWEINGTKGDLQITGALGHGQLTPLTIKGASEAEKEMITLMPPPELYDSLPADPVSGNIARIYKLLALDIRNNTRTAPTFADGVELYRLLDSIDS
- a CDS encoding helix-turn-helix domain-containing protein, with amino-acid sequence MKISITDKQGSDIITGFAKALGTVMTGRYVYIPKDKGEGFITGFSWNDNQLRVMLRNYFLHKDIVVECTNGFAEDQDDIIFILNGIFPDSLSSEKQIVPEQPSVTICKQSVTSILDMPSNTFFRSIVVAVSRNYLQKSFGNINHPLVENILNTQDNFAFDTALSPEMIKVASEMLYPNVPEIMESHYCKLKCEELLSYIFSLLVQRESVPTSTLHIDDIKAIYSVKIKLQSDLDNPPNIAVLAKELGMSEPKMRKLFKQTFGKGIFEFFQYNRMQEAARLLKFERLNVSEVGYQLGFTNLSHFSKVFEQYIGLKPKKYSSGFNS
- a CDS encoding alpha/beta fold hydrolase, producing the protein MKTLILTLSLLCTFAFGQPLSAQSIRTAASAGRSEFIEVEPNVKLHVTDLGVGQPIVLIHGWPLNDAMYEYQYQYFVEKGFRVIGISMRGFGKSDRPYGKYDFDVFSDDIKVVMEKLKIKNAVLGGFSMGGAVVLHYMAKYNGAHVSKLALFAAAAPSWKQREGFPYGASDEAAAGLINTTRTNRQQLIEDFGKAFAATEDGISKGMSQWLADINADASPYATTQSIIALRDLDLRPELSKINVPVAIFHGTKDKLCDFAFAEQLHKGLKNSYIVKFEKSGHALFIEEMEKFNTELEKFAKK